Proteins encoded within one genomic window of Geotalea daltonii FRC-32:
- a CDS encoding GNAT family N-acetyltransferase translates to MINRVSINEGVSAHLDACLAMVRDSDLGRNYFQDEGRLTGIIREGLLKGEIRIACTAENPCAGFIWFTGAGMFYGFPYIRLLAVNPACRSDGIGSFLLQYVEDLLRQRQARKVFLTVAEFNLRAKRLYERLGYGEVALISDLYIAGYAEHVMMKQLDEVPRPTDLLSEIGHAIA, encoded by the coding sequence ATGATCAACAGGGTTTCGATTAATGAGGGAGTGTCAGCCCATCTGGATGCCTGTCTTGCGATGGTACGCGATTCGGACCTGGGCCGAAATTACTTTCAAGATGAGGGACGACTTACCGGAATCATTCGTGAGGGGCTACTCAAAGGGGAGATACGGATAGCCTGCACTGCAGAAAATCCCTGCGCCGGATTTATCTGGTTTACCGGTGCCGGCATGTTTTACGGCTTTCCCTATATCAGGCTTCTTGCCGTTAATCCCGCCTGCCGTTCCGACGGTATCGGCTCTTTTTTACTTCAGTATGTGGAGGACCTCCTCCGGCAACGGCAAGCCCGAAAGGTATTCCTGACGGTGGCAGAGTTCAACCTGCGGGCGAAACGTTTGTATGAAAGGTTAGGCTATGGAGAAGTGGCGCTGATTTCCGATCTCTATATCGCCGGATATGCCGAACATGTGATGATGAAACAACTGGATGAGGTCCCTCGGCCAACGGATCTTCTCTCGGAGATAGGACATGCCATTGCATAA
- a CDS encoding nitrogenase component 1 gives MTRIIDQPRYVCALGAMQTVQGIYRGVPILHAGPGCAGKLAAGIAGNNGDSGYISPQVYPCTNVSETEIVFGGEENLRQTIDNALKVIDGDFFIVLSGCTTEIVGDDIATVTREFGDRDKPVIFVETAGFKGTNLEGHEWVIDAIIEQYLAKKPPVEKVKGLVNIWGPVPSYDPFWVGNIRELEALVAELGLTPNIIFGEYRGIAEIDRIPAAEYNLLVAPWVGLKNMKSLQEKFGTPYLHYPTLPIGAFETSRFLRAVGEFAGVDPSKVEGIIGRHEREYYYHIERTSDVFLENRTMSRRFSTVTNAADALAISRFLVNDFGLVPDRQYITDGTPAKHRDAIIQLFKEFQYGIEAEVVFSTDGYEIHNDIRNNDYFGAPLIIGSIYEKKLAEELNGNFLAVSVPFKERLVLSSSYVGYRGGLKLLEDIYTYVLKQFN, from the coding sequence ATGACGAGAATAATTGATCAGCCCAGGTATGTCTGTGCACTGGGGGCGATGCAGACGGTCCAGGGTATTTACCGCGGGGTGCCTATCCTGCATGCCGGCCCTGGCTGCGCAGGGAAGCTGGCAGCGGGAATTGCCGGAAACAACGGCGATTCCGGTTACATTTCGCCCCAGGTCTATCCCTGCACAAACGTATCAGAGACAGAGATCGTCTTTGGCGGCGAAGAGAATTTGCGGCAGACCATTGACAACGCGCTGAAAGTAATCGATGGCGATTTTTTTATCGTCCTGTCCGGCTGTACCACCGAGATCGTCGGCGATGATATCGCCACCGTGACCCGCGAATTCGGCGATCGGGACAAGCCGGTGATTTTTGTGGAAACGGCCGGTTTCAAGGGAACCAACCTGGAAGGGCACGAGTGGGTAATCGATGCCATTATCGAGCAGTATCTGGCTAAAAAGCCGCCAGTCGAGAAGGTGAAAGGGCTGGTCAATATTTGGGGGCCGGTTCCTTCCTACGATCCTTTCTGGGTAGGAAACATCAGGGAACTGGAAGCGCTGGTTGCGGAACTGGGCCTGACGCCGAACATCATTTTCGGTGAGTATCGAGGGATTGCCGAGATAGACAGGATTCCGGCGGCGGAATACAATCTTCTCGTGGCACCGTGGGTCGGACTGAAGAACATGAAGTCCCTTCAAGAGAAATTCGGGACGCCGTACCTGCATTATCCGACCCTGCCCATCGGCGCCTTCGAAACCAGCAGGTTCCTGCGGGCAGTCGGTGAATTTGCCGGGGTGGATCCGTCGAAGGTCGAGGGGATCATCGGCAGGCACGAGAGGGAATACTATTACCATATTGAACGAACCTCGGACGTCTTCCTGGAGAACCGCACCATGTCGCGGCGCTTTTCCACGGTGACCAACGCGGCCGATGCCCTGGCAATCTCCCGGTTCCTGGTGAACGACTTCGGGTTGGTGCCGGACCGGCAGTACATCACCGACGGTACCCCGGCGAAGCATCGTGACGCCATTATCCAGCTGTTCAAGGAATTTCAGTACGGGATCGAGGCAGAGGTTGTCTTCTCGACCGACGGCTACGAAATCCACAACGACATCAGGAACAACGACTACTTCGGGGCGCCGCTCATCATCGGCAGCATCTATGAGAAGAAACTGGCCGAGGAATTGAACGGCAATTTTCTGGCGGTGTCGGTGCCGTTCAAAGAACGGCTGGTCCTGAGCAGTTCCTACGTGGGGTACCGCGGCGGCTTGAAATTGCTGGAAGATATCTATACCTATGTGCTTAAGCAATTCAATTGA
- a CDS encoding LysE family translocator: protein MFEIHNYIGFITAILLFQLVPGPGTVAILNATARSGRLAGMGAVLGTLAGDLVYMVAAVSGLAALLTASPVLFSVVRLAGIAYLCRFGWTLLRSATTSNVQETCSVPSVRRSFHQAFVVGLTNPKVIIFFMSFFPLFMTSSTSSVTLVIMMAHVSLLCLVYQTLLVFVGDQLAKRLTGMEKVRRCTTRLAGAALIVFGIKLALESD, encoded by the coding sequence ATGTTCGAAATTCACAACTATATCGGCTTTATCACAGCCATTCTCCTCTTTCAGCTGGTTCCCGGCCCCGGAACTGTGGCTATCCTCAATGCAACAGCACGCAGTGGCAGGCTTGCCGGTATGGGAGCGGTTCTTGGTACATTAGCCGGCGATCTGGTTTATATGGTGGCTGCGGTTTCTGGATTGGCGGCCTTATTGACGGCCAGTCCTGTGCTCTTCTCGGTGGTACGCCTGGCAGGTATTGCGTATCTATGCCGCTTTGGCTGGACACTTCTACGTTCCGCCACAACCAGCAATGTTCAGGAGACCTGTTCCGTGCCCAGTGTGCGGCGCTCCTTTCATCAGGCCTTTGTCGTCGGACTCACCAATCCAAAGGTAATCATCTTCTTCATGTCTTTCTTCCCTCTCTTCATGACCTCCTCAACAAGCTCTGTTACCTTGGTGATCATGATGGCCCATGTCAGTCTGCTCTGCCTGGTCTATCAGACGCTGCTTGTTTTTGTCGGCGACCAGCTGGCAAAGCGCCTTACGGGTATGGAGAAGGTTCGCCGTTGTACCACACGCCTGGCAGGGGCGGCTTTGATTGTCTTCGGTATCAAATTGGCCCTGGAGTCTGATTGA
- a CDS encoding MGMT family protein → MKSPNNYSHIYSIVACIPNGRVATYGQIARLAGIPGGARLVGYALSVLADRSIPWHRVVNARGEISPRSGSVTAGDVQRLRLEEEGVQFDRQGRIVLSRYQWRQQHGARQIA, encoded by the coding sequence TTGAAAAGCCCCAACAACTATAGCCATATTTACAGCATTGTGGCCTGTATCCCCAACGGGCGCGTGGCAACCTACGGACAGATTGCACGGCTGGCAGGGATACCGGGAGGCGCGAGGCTTGTGGGATACGCATTGAGTGTCCTTGCTGACAGGTCAATTCCGTGGCACCGTGTCGTCAATGCCAGGGGGGAAATCAGCCCACGCTCAGGCAGTGTTACTGCAGGTGACGTTCAGAGGCTTCGTCTTGAGGAGGAAGGGGTGCAGTTCGACAGGCAAGGTCGAATCGTACTTTCCCGGTATCAGTGGCGGCAACAACACGGAGCCAGACAAATTGCTTGA
- a CDS encoding nitrogenase component 1 — MAVHLNNSESGTRENRLGSITAYHGTLRDLNTRSGCGSLVDKGRCYSQASLCNAACALSQLSFITDAAVVHHAPAGCAVTAMQVCNAKDQLAESLGLDNSRSGYVCTDMNDSDVIFGATENLKDVVRETWSRYKPSAIFIGASCVSGIIGEDLESTAAELMEELPVPVAPVHCEGFKTKIWASGFDGAYHAILTHVVKPPQKKTNTVNVINFFGSARKQITEIFANFGVEPLFLTSNTTIDQLSRLGEAAATISTCGTLGTYLGAGLEEKYGVPYVKSLQPHGIAGFESWLRGLGEALGKEAEVEAFLDKERSLYLPRIDAIRAKLKGLRAVVGMGPGFNFNTSRAVQELGIEIAHAAAWHFDKQYDDGNAPDAFTYQVEHSPTDYSLSVNDLQNHELLNILQREKPDIFFSRHAGSTVWAMKLGIPAICVYDEYAIFGYRGLLNFASSIHDVVTNRSFTDNLAGRVRLPYTDWWFRQRTDHFYSKENG; from the coding sequence ATGGCGGTACATCTGAACAATAGTGAAAGTGGCACCAGGGAAAACAGGCTCGGTTCTATCACTGCTTATCACGGGACCCTGCGTGACCTGAACACAAGGTCCGGGTGCGGCAGCCTTGTGGACAAGGGGCGCTGCTACAGCCAGGCAAGCCTCTGTAACGCCGCCTGCGCCCTGAGTCAGCTCAGCTTCATAACCGACGCCGCGGTGGTGCACCACGCTCCGGCAGGGTGCGCCGTTACCGCCATGCAGGTCTGTAATGCCAAGGATCAATTGGCTGAATCGCTCGGCCTGGATAATTCCCGCTCGGGCTATGTCTGCACCGACATGAACGATTCGGACGTGATCTTCGGCGCCACCGAAAACTTGAAGGACGTGGTGCGGGAGACCTGGAGCCGCTACAAACCTTCAGCCATCTTCATCGGCGCCTCCTGCGTCAGCGGCATCATCGGCGAAGATCTTGAGAGTACGGCTGCCGAACTGATGGAAGAGTTACCGGTGCCGGTCGCCCCTGTCCATTGCGAGGGCTTCAAGACCAAGATCTGGGCCTCGGGTTTCGACGGGGCCTATCACGCCATCCTCACCCATGTCGTCAAACCGCCGCAGAAAAAAACCAATACGGTCAACGTGATCAACTTTTTCGGCAGTGCCCGGAAGCAGATCACAGAGATTTTTGCCAACTTCGGCGTAGAGCCGCTTTTCCTTACCTCCAACACGACAATCGACCAACTCTCCCGGTTGGGGGAAGCGGCGGCTACCATAAGCACCTGCGGCACCCTGGGGACCTACCTGGGGGCAGGGCTGGAGGAGAAGTATGGCGTTCCCTATGTGAAGTCGTTGCAGCCCCACGGCATCGCCGGGTTCGAGAGCTGGCTGCGGGGGCTGGGGGAGGCTCTTGGGAAAGAGGCGGAGGTGGAGGCTTTTCTGGACAAGGAACGTTCCCTTTACCTGCCACGGATCGATGCCATCCGCGCAAAACTCAAAGGGCTTAGGGCGGTGGTCGGCATGGGGCCCGGCTTCAACTTCAACACTTCCCGTGCTGTCCAGGAACTTGGGATCGAGATCGCCCATGCTGCCGCGTGGCATTTCGACAAACAGTATGACGATGGCAATGCGCCGGATGCCTTCACTTACCAGGTGGAGCATTCCCCCACCGACTACAGCCTGTCGGTGAACGATCTGCAGAACCACGAGCTGCTCAACATCCTCCAGCGGGAAAAGCCGGACATCTTCTTCTCCCGCCATGCCGGATCCACGGTTTGGGCCATGAAATTGGGCATTCCGGCCATTTGCGTCTACGACGAGTATGCAATCTTCGGCTACCGGGGATTGTTGAATTTCGCATCGTCCATCCATGATGTGGTGACCAACCGGAGTTTCACTGACAACCTGGCCGGCCGGGTGAGGCTCCCGTACACCGACTGGTGGTTCCGGCAGCGCACCGACCATTTCTATTCCAAGGAGAACGGGTAG
- a CDS encoding O-acetylhomoserine aminocarboxypropyltransferase/cysteine synthase family protein: MAYGDLSFDTVKVRGGYDPKAHNLAVSVPIYQTASFELGDTERVERLLRFKELGFVYTRLGNPTVQVLEERIAALDGGSAAIAVGSGMAAVTYALFNVAEGGGRILTTRNLYGGTEDSFKKLFPTFGIGIDQVDDADDVDQFRRGIKPETRAIFVESISNPNATLLDLERIADVAHENGIPLIVDNTFATPYLFNPLKHGADIVVYSATKALGGHGNTIAGVIVEGGTFDWGNGKFPQFTKPHYLLRDDTGVERSFLEITREFPFTLRVRLNYLVYFGAVLSPFDAYLILQGVETLSERVQKQMTNTEKIIRYLESKGEVAWIKHPSAKESPYRALAERYFPKGAGSTFTFGFRGDEAQRDAFINSVRLFSYQANVGDSRSLIINSPKTTHGELTPDELALADIPPETIRLSLGLEDANDLIADLEQAFARSLGGKE, translated from the coding sequence ATGGCTTACGGAGATTTAAGTTTCGACACGGTGAAAGTGCGGGGAGGGTACGACCCGAAGGCGCACAACCTGGCGGTTTCGGTACCGATCTATCAAACGGCGTCCTTCGAGCTGGGGGACACGGAGCGGGTCGAGCGGTTGCTCCGCTTCAAAGAGCTTGGTTTCGTCTATACCCGGCTCGGCAACCCTACCGTGCAAGTGCTGGAGGAGCGGATCGCTGCACTGGACGGCGGCAGTGCCGCCATTGCGGTAGGGTCGGGGATGGCTGCAGTTACCTATGCCCTGTTCAACGTGGCGGAAGGGGGAGGGCGGATACTGACCACCCGCAACCTCTACGGCGGTACCGAGGACAGCTTCAAGAAGCTCTTTCCCACCTTTGGCATAGGCATTGACCAGGTTGATGATGCCGATGATGTGGATCAGTTTCGCCGGGGGATAAAACCGGAGACCAGGGCCATCTTCGTAGAGAGTATCAGCAACCCCAACGCCACGCTGCTGGATTTGGAGCGGATCGCTGACGTGGCCCATGAAAACGGCATCCCGCTCATTGTCGACAATACCTTTGCTACCCCCTATCTCTTCAACCCCCTAAAGCATGGGGCGGATATCGTTGTATATTCGGCCACCAAGGCGTTGGGGGGGCACGGCAACACCATTGCCGGAGTTATCGTCGAAGGGGGCACCTTCGACTGGGGGAACGGAAAGTTTCCCCAGTTTACCAAGCCCCACTACCTTTTGCGGGACGATACCGGTGTGGAGCGCAGTTTCCTGGAGATCACCCGTGAGTTCCCCTTTACCCTCCGGGTCCGCCTCAACTACCTGGTCTATTTCGGCGCCGTCCTGAGCCCGTTCGATGCCTACCTGATCCTGCAGGGGGTCGAAACCCTGTCGGAGCGGGTCCAGAAGCAGATGACCAACACGGAAAAGATCATCCGTTATCTGGAATCGAAGGGCGAGGTTGCCTGGATCAAGCATCCCTCGGCAAAGGAAAGTCCCTACCGGGCACTGGCCGAGCGATATTTCCCGAAAGGGGCAGGTTCCACCTTCACCTTCGGGTTCAGGGGGGATGAGGCGCAACGTGACGCCTTCATCAATTCTGTGAGGCTGTTCAGTTATCAGGCCAATGTGGGTGACAGCCGTTCCCTGATCATCAACTCCCCGAAAACCACCCATGGGGAATTGACACCGGACGAGCTGGCACTGGCAGATATCCCCCCCGAGACCATCCGGCTTTCCCTCGGGCTGGAGGACGCCAATGACCTGATTGCCGATCTTGAGCAGGCCTTTGCCCGGTCTCTCGGCGGGAAGGAGTGA
- a CDS encoding MalY/PatB family protein, translating into MSTQHFDFDRVIDRRNTGSEKWDKYAGRDIIPLWVADMDFRSPPAVIEALHERVEHGIFGYTHPPAELVEAVQASLLADYDWAVEAEWIVWLPGLVCGLNVLSLAVGEPGDQVITFIPVYPPFMSAPGLTGRTLVKVPLKLEDDRWQMDLPGLELAITSRTRLLLLCSPHNPVGRSWSREELAAIAQVAERHNLIIGSDDIHAGLVLDEDKRHIPIATLSPETARRTITLLAPSKTYNIPGLGCSFAVISDPGLRRAFRSAKGRIVPHVNTLGYTAALAAYRHGEEWRRQLLDYLRGNRDLLTAEINSMPGLTMAHVEATYLAWIDARGAGIEDPAVFFEEAGVGLSDGADFGSPGFVRLNFGCSRTLLLEALGRMRQALSQEVPLRSKIER; encoded by the coding sequence ATGAGTACACAACACTTTGATTTCGATAGGGTCATCGACCGCCGCAATACAGGCAGCGAGAAATGGGACAAGTATGCAGGGCGGGACATCATTCCCCTCTGGGTTGCGGATATGGATTTCCGCTCGCCGCCGGCGGTGATCGAGGCACTGCACGAGCGGGTCGAGCATGGTATTTTCGGCTATACCCATCCCCCGGCAGAATTGGTTGAGGCCGTACAGGCATCGCTACTGGCCGACTACGACTGGGCGGTGGAGGCAGAATGGATCGTCTGGCTGCCGGGGCTGGTCTGCGGGCTCAATGTGCTCAGTCTTGCCGTTGGCGAACCAGGTGACCAGGTAATTACCTTCATACCGGTTTATCCGCCATTCATGTCTGCTCCCGGGCTCACCGGACGGACACTGGTCAAGGTTCCCCTCAAGCTGGAAGATGATCGCTGGCAGATGGATCTGCCTGGCCTGGAATTGGCCATAACTTCGCGTACCAGATTATTGCTCCTCTGTTCGCCACACAACCCGGTGGGACGTTCCTGGTCCAGGGAAGAACTGGCGGCAATTGCCCAGGTGGCTGAACGTCACAATCTCATCATCGGTTCCGATGACATCCACGCCGGACTGGTGCTGGATGAGGACAAACGGCATATCCCCATCGCCACCCTGTCTCCGGAAACGGCACGGCGCACCATTACCCTGCTGGCACCGAGCAAAACGTACAACATTCCAGGCCTCGGTTGTTCCTTTGCCGTCATCTCCGATCCGGGTTTGCGCCGCGCCTTCCGCAGCGCCAAGGGCCGCATTGTCCCCCATGTGAATACCCTGGGCTATACAGCGGCGTTGGCCGCCTATCGCCATGGGGAAGAATGGCGCCGGCAGTTGCTGGATTACCTGCGAGGAAACCGGGATCTGCTTACGGCGGAGATAAATTCCATGCCCGGCCTTACCATGGCCCATGTGGAAGCCACCTACCTTGCCTGGATCGATGCACGGGGGGCTGGCATAGAGGACCCGGCCGTGTTCTTTGAAGAGGCGGGGGTAGGGCTCTCCGATGGCGCCGATTTTGGCTCCCCCGGTTTTGTCAGGCTCAATTTCGGCTGCAGCAGGACTCTGCTGCTGGAGGCTCTGGGCCGGATGCGTCAGGCCTTGTCGCAAGAAGTGCCATTAAGGAGTAAAATCGAGAGGTGA